AGTGAAGAGGACCCGCAATATTGCTTATGCGGATAAGGGTTCACGCAACCGCATGGATCTGTACCGGCACAAACGTTGTCCGGATCGAGCTCCTGTTTTGATTCACCTGCATGGAGGCGGTTTCGTCAGCGGGAAGAAAAGCACCCAATCGCTGCCGATGATCCAGCACTTTGTAAAGCGTGGATGGGTCTGCATCAGTGCGAACTACAGGCTTCTTCCCAATGCGGAGTTCCCGGAACCGCTCATCGATGTGAAGAAGCTGATTGCCTGGGTGCGCAGGCATGCCGGCACGTACAATATAGACCCTGATAAGATTTTCCTAGCAGGGAATTCGGCAGGCGGTCATTTGGCCACGATGGCCGCACTGACAGTCAATGATCCTGTGTACCAGCCGGGTTTTGAAGAAGCGGACACAACGATCGCCGCAGCCATCTCCTTCTACGGGTATTATGGAAGAATGGAGATGGAGAAGGAACTTTCTTCTCCTCTGAATCATGATGCGAAGGACGCTCCTCCCTTCTTTCTTGTGCACGGGGACCGGGATACGTACGTGAGCCAAAAAGGGGCGAAGCGTCTTTCTCAGCACATCGCCGGGTCCTCTGTACATCCGGTTGTTTATGTAGAATTGCCGGGTGCGGAGCATAACTTCGACTTGTTCCACTCGATTCGTGCCGAGAGTATCAGTAGAGGGGCGGCAGTGTTTGCGGAGTGGGTGATCAACAGGAAGCGTGACAAATCTGCAGAGGTTTAAGGGGGCGGGATGGAGGGGTAGATGATAATCAACGGCCGAGAGGGAATCCTTTCCAATTCTGTGCTGGTAAAAACGGGCTGTTTTTATTACGTGGGAAGGCAGAAAGATCAAAACCCTCACAGGCAGGGATGCGGAATAGTTTATAAACAAGGTCGAACGAACAGCTGAGGACAACGAAACGCAGGTATGGTTGGCAAAAGGGGCAGGGAATTTCATAAGAGGGAATGAACGATAGGATGAATGGCATATTTTCTGATGTGAAAAGAAATATAGACAGGAAAAATAAGCTTCTATTTACTAGAAATAGTCCTTCTTTACAGCCATTAAGAGATCGCATGGCCATACAGCCGCGCAGAACGCTTGTGATGTGGGCGTTGGAGAGTGCCCGTGTTCCTCTCTTACGCCTGCAGGATCGATACCCGGAGGAAGAGAGGCCGAGGATCTGTCTGGAGCGCTGCGATGAATGGGCGCGGGGAGCTGTCAAGATGCCGGAAGCAAAGAGAGCCATCCTGGATGCGCATGCCGCTTCCAAAGAAATAGCGGATCCTGCGTATGCCGCTCTATGTCAAGCTGTCGGCCATGCTGGAGCAACTGTGCACGTAGGAACCCATGCATTAGGGTTACCGATTTATGAGTTAACAGCTCTGGTCTATGAATATGGCAGGATGGATTTTACAAGCCATGCAAGGAAAAGAATCAAGGAGTACCATCACCGGCTGGATTATTGGATAGAGCATACGGATACGTGTGACCGGGAATGGGCGGAATTTCTACAATGAAAAAGGACCCGGGATCGCTTTAATCCGGGCACACAACCGGCATATCAAGCATAGCTTTTGTTAAGGGAGGATGGTCTCCTAAACGGAGGAGGTCGTCTTCCTTTGTGATAGAAAGGAGTGGACGGTGTGCGTTTCATCGGAATAGGTTTGATCGGTACCCTTCTGGCTCTTATTTATGGTTTTTTCACGCAGCGTTGGGAAACGACAGTGCAGATCATCGGCTGGTTCGCGCTGGTGCCTCTTCTGCTTGCCGGTCTGCTTGCGGGGGTGTTCGTCAGCGGGGATCGGAACAGAGCGAATTATCATTCCGGGGACAAGGAGACGAGGAAGGCAAGGGGCAGCTGGACGGTACGCTTCCTGCTGATCGGGGCACCGAATGCCGTCTGTGTGCTCCTCTTCGTTGTTATCGCTGTCGTCCAGAGCGGCGGTTTTTAAAAGGATAGGAAAACGTCTGAGAATGGCTTCTCAGACGTTTTTTTATGGGAAGTATTATTGTTTAAGGGGGTCGATGGATGTCCTCAGTTTACCGGCTATCGCTGTCGTTCCTTCTTGAAGTTCTTGCTCGTCAAAGGATACTTTCACGATACTCTCGTCCATCTCCAACGCTTCTGAGAACAGCCCTTTAAGCCCCCTGGCCCGGCGGTCCACTTCCAGCATGACGTCCAGTTTATTTTCGTTCAGGAAGAAGATGACCTCCAATTCGTCCAGGTAGCTGCGGTATTCCCCGTTAGGAACGAACTCGAATTCCTGAACGTACCCGTGGCGTTTCGATACCTCCATATCCACTTTCCTAATGTGAAAGCC
This sequence is a window from Bacillus sp. SB49. Protein-coding genes within it:
- a CDS encoding alpha/beta hydrolase — translated: MEPLGYFVTALLYASGVCFAVVPRKWALPFRSPGKYLLMFTELSFHLLLFLFLSTFLAVIEGDLNSVLGPVSLVIMAASAAAVLWGISKSLKTASILRHAFDEHLEGWRRTGAQAGIRHSFSVRAFLGPFRIWRGVKRTRNIAYADKGSRNRMDLYRHKRCPDRAPVLIHLHGGGFVSGKKSTQSLPMIQHFVKRGWVCISANYRLLPNAEFPEPLIDVKKLIAWVRRHAGTYNIDPDKIFLAGNSAGGHLATMAALTVNDPVYQPGFEEADTTIAAAISFYGYYGRMEMEKELSSPLNHDAKDAPPFFLVHGDRDTYVSQKGAKRLSQHIAGSSVHPVVYVELPGAEHNFDLFHSIRAESISRGAAVFAEWVINRKRDKSAEV
- a CDS encoding putative immunity protein is translated as MAIQPRRTLVMWALESARVPLLRLQDRYPEEERPRICLERCDEWARGAVKMPEAKRAILDAHAASKEIADPAYAALCQAVGHAGATVHVGTHALGLPIYELTALVYEYGRMDFTSHARKRIKEYHHRLDYWIEHTDTCDREWAEFLQ
- a CDS encoding DUF5316 family protein encodes the protein MRFIGIGLIGTLLALIYGFFTQRWETTVQIIGWFALVPLLLAGLLAGVFVSGDRNRANYHSGDKETRKARGSWTVRFLLIGAPNAVCVLLFVVIAVVQSGGF